Proteins from one Fragaria vesca subsp. vesca linkage group LG6, FraVesHawaii_1.0, whole genome shotgun sequence genomic window:
- the LOC101310714 gene encoding c-Myc-binding protein-like codes for MMHYKEEKEAKKEAFRKYLESSGVLDALTKVLVALYEQNDKPSSALEFVQQKLGGPSISDYEKLQAELSDLQMKYNQLFAAYQETSAELEGLKSSQSNTTHNEASGSTKETTAEEAQKENS; via the exons ATGATGCACTACAAGGAG GAAAAAGAGGCAAAGAAAGAAGCGTTCAGGAAGTACTTGGAATCCAGTGGAGTCCTTGATGCGCTCACCAAAG TTTTGGTTGCATTGTACGAGCAGAATGACAAGCCTTCCTCTGCGCTCGA GTTTGTTCAACAAAAGTTAGGAGGTCCATCTATTTCTGACTACGAGAAGCTGCAGGCTGAACTTTCGGATTTGCAGATGAAGTATAATCAACTTTTCGCAGCTTACCAAGAGACAAGTGCAGAG TTGGAGGGCCTTAAGAGCTCACAATCGAATACGACACATAATGAGGCATCAGGTTCTACCAAGGAGACCACTGCTGAGGAGGCTCAAAAGGAAAATTCCTAG
- the LOC101290790 gene encoding uncharacterized protein LOC101290790: protein MTEAPSPPHISNNTTGITLQDHQVTVPDGDKQEMVKLEVDGGGESALVEDRCSDGVYDKPLSCFGCGIGWFSFLLGFAFPPLWYYATVLYFGNYVKDPRERPGLAASAIAALISSVVLVVLLASLFC from the exons ATGACAGAAGCACCATCACCCCCTCACATATCCAATAACACCACTGGGATCACATTACAGGATCATCAAG TAACTGTTCCAGATGGAGATAAGCAAGAAATGGTGAAACTTGAAGTTGATGGAGGAGGAGAGTCGGCTTTGGTAGAGGATAGATGCTCTGATGGGGTGTATGATAAGCCTCTTTCATGTTTTGGTTGTGGCATTGGTTGGTTCTC GTTTCTACTGGGATTTGCTTTTCCTCCACTATGGTACTATGCAACTGTGCTTTACTTTGGGAATTATGTTAAAGACCCTAGAGAGAGACCTGGCCTTGCAGCATCTGCAATTGCT GCTTTAATTTCCTCAGTTGTATTGGTTGTCCTGCTAGCTTCACTATTCTGTTAG
- the LOC101311295 gene encoding uncharacterized protein LOC101311295: MEPNEHQLSSYFHPANTAAALSSPTNGLVGGGPNTQHHQQQQQQHQQHQQLSSADNNNNTNTNMVFTHSSAVPPPPTSAVTSPVEPAKRKRGRPRKYGTPEQALAAKKAATTSSHSSSKVKKEQQQQQQQHGGGGSASPSYSGPTKKSQQLSAIGNSGQGFTPHVINLVAGEDVGDKIMAFMRQSKRDICILSASGSISNASIRQPATSGGNITYEGHFEIISLSGSYVHTPGGKTGGMSVCLSNTNGHIFGGGVGGPLTAAGPVQVIIGTFLIDNKNDVNTGVKMEVSIPRLPSPVGGTSMMNVGFRSAVNSSGRNMVRANDEQQQAIGGSHFMTQGMHGSADWRAGPDVRSTGAYELAGIGGHAAHQSPENGDYDQIPD, from the exons ATGGAACCAAACGAACACCAACTCAGCTCCTACTTCCACCCCGCCAACACCGCCGCCGCCCTGTCTTCGCCGACCAATGGCCTCGTCGGCGGCGGACCAAACACCCAACACCACCAACAACAACAACAACAACACCAACAACACCAACAGCTCTCCTCGGCCGACAACAACAACAACACCAACACCAACATGGTCTTCACTCACTCCTCCGCGGTCCCTCCCCCGCCCACGTCAGCCGTGACGTCACCTGTCGAGCCGGCGAAGAGGAAGCGCGGCCGGCCGAGAAAGTACGGCACGCCGGAGCAGGCCTTGGCGGCGAAGAAGGCCGCCACGACGTCGTCTCACTCCTCCTCTAAGGTGAAGAAGGAGCAGCAGCAGCAGCAGCAGCAACACGGCGGCGGAGGCTCAGCGTCGCCGTCGTATTCCGGGCCCACCAAGAAATCTCAGCAGCTCTCAGCTATTG GCAATTCAGGGCAAGGTTTTACACCTCATGTTATAAACTTGGTTGCAGGAGAG GATGTGGGCGACAAAATCATGGCTTTTATGCGACAGAGTAAGCGTGACATTTGCATTCTGTCCGCTTCTGGGTCGATCTCAAATGCATCTATTCGTCAGCCAGCTACCTCAGGAGGAAATATTACATATGAG GGTCACTTTGAAATCATTTCACTGTCGGGATCATATGTACATACTCCTGGGGGAAAGACTGGTGGGATGAGTGTGTGTCTATCTAATACAAATGGCCACATTTTTGGGGGTGGAGTTGGTGGACCATTGACTGCTGCAGGCCCTGTTCAG GTTATTATTGGTACTTTTCTGATTGATAACAAAAACGATGTCAATACTGGTGTAAAAATGGAGGTGTCTATCCCCAGGCTGCCATCACCTGTTGGTGGTACATCTATGATGAATGTAGGTTTCCGCTCAGCAGTGAACTCTTCTGGAAGAAATATGGTCAGGGCAAATGATGAGCAACAGCAAGCTATTGGAGGAAGTCATTTCATGACTCAGGGCATGCATGGATCCGCCGATTGGAGGGCTGGTCCAGATGTCAGAAGCACTGGTGCTTATGAATTGGCAG GAATAGGTGGTCATGCAGCCCACCAATCTCCGGAAAATGGGGACTACGATCAAATTCCAGATTAG
- the LOC101311586 gene encoding methyltransferase-like protein 6-like — protein MKKAEYFSKDFEWDELRVEVENDPSLSYHLVPFEPSLSVAEEEEAESQPWNDFHHRHASGKFFKERRYLLQEFPELVGCEENSKVLEVGCGNGSTVLPILRGNEKVTVYACDCSTEALERVKETIYASNIVSIEHRFHTFCCDFSTSGFPSWLACNPCQANFEQTSDGRGKNESYLTDSSSLKESRCCIGGVDFVTLIFTLSALSLQRMPKSINECFSVMKPGGLLLFRDYGLYDMSMLRFEMDKKVGFREYMRSDGTRSYFFSLGTVKDLFLGAGFIELELEYCCVKSVNRRNGKSMRRVWVHGKFQKPI, from the exons ATGAAGAAAGCAGAGTACTTCAGCAAGGACTTTGAGTGGGACGAGCTGAGAGTTGAGGTGGAAAACGACCCGTCGTTGAGCTACCACTTGGTCCCATTCGAGCCCTCTCTTTCAGTTGCAGAAGAAGAAGAAGCTGAATCTCAGCCGTGGAATGACTTTCATCACCGCCATGCATCTGGGAAGTTCTTCAAG GAAAGGCGATATTTGTTGCAAGAATTCCCTGAACTAGTTGGGTGTGAGGAGAATTCTAAGGTTTTGGAGGTGGGGTGTGGTAATGGCAGCACTGTTCTTCCAATATTGAG GGGCAATGAGAAAGTCACTGTTTACGCATGTGATTGTAGCACTGAGGCCCTTGAGAGAGTTAAGGAGACAATATATGCTTCCAACATTGTTTCTATTGAGCATCGCTTCCATACATTTTGTTGTGATTTTTCTACCTCTGGGTTTCCATCATGGTTGGCCTGCAATCCTTGTCAAGCAAATTTTGAACAAACTTCAG ATGGTAGAGGGAAAAACGAAAGCTATCTTACTGATTCAAGTTCATTGAAAGAAAGCAGATGTTGCATTGGTGGGGTTGATTTTGTTACCTTG ATATTCACATTGTCGGCATTATCACTTCAAAGGATGCCAAAGTCCATCAATGAGTGTTTTTCTGTTATGAAACCAGGAGGCCTGCTTCTATTTAGAGATTATG GCCTTTATGACATGAGCATGCTTCGGTTTGAGATGGACAAAAAAGTGGGATTCAGGGAGTATATGCGGTCAGATGGCACCCGTTCTTATTTCTTCTCTTTGGGTACTGTAAAGGATCTATTTTTGGGAGCAGGCTTTATTGAG CTTGAGCTTGAATACTGCTGTGTCAAGTCGGTGAATCGTCGAAATGGGAAGAGCATGCGAAGGGTGTGGGTTCACGGAAAGTTCCAAAAGCCTATATGA
- the LOC101310427 gene encoding putative GPI-anchor transamidase-like, producing the protein MSYLFKCCSGFLVMAAFLVLGSINVYAFGSPSSSETTMHTNNWAVLVCTSRFWFNYRHMANTLSLYRTVKRLGIPDERIILMLADDMACNARNKYPAQVFNNENHKLNLYGDNVEVDYRGYEVTVENFLRVLTGRHETAVPRSKRLLSDEGSHILLYMTGHGGDEFLKFQDSEELQSHDLADAVKQMKEKRRFKELLIMVDTCQAATLFSQLQSPGVLAIGSSLKGENSYSHHLDSDVGVSVVDRFTFYTLAFFEKLNMYANASVSSLFNSYHPSFLMSTAYYRTDLYQRHLEEVPVTNFFGSVMETIHTDSAYKALSRKSCRRAEINTPSDQSADGDERTLADSNGQDQFSDLKKEDEQSAFRHLWNTFNDKVRKIEDADSFVQYGLLAMLPLLLLPTWLSQ; encoded by the exons ATGTCCTATTTGTTCAAATGCTGTTCTGGGTTTCTGGTTATGGCTGCGTTTTTGGTTCTGGGTTCGATCAATGTCTACGCTTTTGGGTCTCCGTCTTCTTCAGAGACCACTATGCACACTAACAATTGGGCTGTTCTTGTCTGCACCTCTCGCTTCTG GTTTAATTATCGACACATGGCCAATACTCTATCCCTGTACAG GACGGTTAAGCGACTTGGAATACCTGATGAGAGGATAATACTTATGCTGGCAGATGACATGGCCTGTAATGCTAGAAATAAGTACCCTGCCCAAGTTTTCAATAATGAAAACCACAAACTGAACTTGTATGGAGATAATGTTGAG GTAGATTATCGAGGTTATGAAGTGACTGTTGAAAATTTTCTACGTGTATTAACTGGGCGCCATGAAACTGCTGTTCCAAGATCTAAGCGTCTTTTAAGTGATGAAGGAAGCCACATTCTCTTGTATATGACTGGGCATGGAGGAGATGAGTTTTTAAAATTTCAAGACTCAGAAGAGCTCCAGAGTCATGATTTAGCTGATGCTGTGAAACAAATGAAAGAAAAGCGTAG GTTCAAGGAGCTGCTGATAATGGTGGACACTTGCCAAGCTGCCACTCTCTTCTCTCAG CTTCAATCACCGGGTGTTTTGGCTATTGGAAGTAGCCTGAAAGGAGAAAATTCGTACTCGCATCACTTGGACTCGGAT GTTGGTGTCTCTGTTGTGGATCGTTTTACATTTTACACACTTGCATTCTTTGAGAAGCTAAATATGTATGCCAATGCATCCGTGAGCAG TCTTTTTAATTCGTATCACCCAAGCTTCTTGATGTCAACTGCATATTATCGAACAGATCTATACCAGCGTCACCTTGAAGAG GTACCTGTGACAAACTTCTTTGGATCAGTCATGGAAACCATACACACTGATTCAGCCTATAAAGCCCTTTCAAGGAAAAGTTGCCGCAGAGCTGAAATCAATACGCCCTCTGATCAATCCGCTGATGGTGATGAAAGAACTTTGGCAGATTCAAATGGTCAGGATCAATTCAGTGATTTGAAGAAAGAG GATGAACAAAGTGCTTTCAGACATTTGTGGAACACTTTCAATGACAAAGTCAGAAAAATTGAAGATGCGGATTCATTTGTGCAGTATGGTTTGCTAGCCATGCTTCCACTATTGCTACTTCCCACATGGTTATCGCAGTGA
- the LOC101291074 gene encoding probable pectate lyase 15-like, whose amino-acid sequence MAVFEWSKRMICSCVLALFVFSFIAETRTAPTALDDPEEVASMVSIIIRNSTERKLMQLRGSPSSCVTGNAIDDCWRCDTNWLNNRKRLAACAIGFGRNAIGGRDGQFYVVTDPSDNDAVNPRAGTIRHAVIQTEPLWIVFQRDMVIQLKQELIMNSYKTIDGRGANVHIANGACITIQNIKHIIIHGLHIHGCRPTGNALVRSTPSHFGWRGMADGDAVSIFGSRDVWIDHNSLSKCADGLVDVVMASTAVTISNNDLWHHNEVMLFGHSNSYKGDKVMQVTVAYNHFGEGLRQRMPHCRQGYCHVVNNDYSSGWGIYAIGGSANPTINSEGNRFVADPKRYPYSNQVTKRTSGDKSEWKNWNWRSKGDLFLNGAYFVESGATGANSEAYAKASSDVKAQKSSKVRAITSAAGALVCRRNRMCTRK is encoded by the coding sequence ATGGCGGTGTTCGAGTGGAGCAAGAGAATGATTTGTTCGTGTGTATTGGCTCTCTTCGTGTTCAGCTTCATTGCCGAAACACGAACTGCACCAACAGCACTCGATGACCCCGAGGAAGTTGCTTCCATGGTCTCCATTATCATCCGAAACAGCACTGAAAGAAAGCTCATGCAACTCCGGGGGTCACCCTCATCATGTGTAACCGGGAATGCCATCGACGACTGTTGGCGATGTGACACCAACTGGTTAAACAATCGCAAGCGCCTCGCGGCCTGCGCCATTGGTTTCGGCAGGAACGCAATCGGCGGCCGCGACGGGCAGTTCTACGTTGTCACTGACCCTAGTGACAATGATGCCGTCAACCCTAGAGCTGGAACTATTCGTCATGCTGTAATACAAACCGAGCCCTTATGGATTGTGTTCCAGCGTGACATGGTGATCCAGCTCAAGCAGGAGCTCATTATGAACAGCTATAAGACCATTGACGGCCGAGGAGCCAATGTTCACATTGCGAATGGAGCATGCATTACGATCCAAAACATCAAGCACATCATAATACATGGCCTCCATATCCATGGCTGCAGGCCTACGGGGAATGCCTTGGTGAGGAGCACACCGTCACACTTTGGTTGGAGAGGAATGGCAGATGGTGACGCCGTGTCGATTTTCGGGTCCAGGGACGTGTGGATTGATCACAACTCGCTATCCAAGTGTGCCGACGGCCTCGTGGATGTTGTCATGGCCTCAACTGCAGTCACAATCTCGAACAATGACTTATGGCACCACAATGAGGTCATGTTGTTTGGTCACAGCAACTCTTATAAGGGAGACAAGGTCATGCAAGTGACTGTTGCTTACAATCACTTTGGGGAAGGACTACGGCAAAGGATGCCACATTGTAGGCAAGGTTATTGTCATGTGGTGAACAATGACTACAGCAGTGGCTGGGGAATATATGCCATCGGCGGAAGTGCAAACCCTACCATCAATAGCGAAGGCAACCGATTTGTGGCTGATCCGAAAAGGTACCCTTATTCCAATCAGGTTACCAAGAGGACATCAGGTGACAAGTCGGAGTGGAAGAACTGGAATTGGAGGTCTAAAGGAGATTTGTTCTTGAATGGTGCCTACTTTGTTGAGTCTGGGGCAACCGGAGCTAACTCGGAGGCCTATGCTAAGGCCTCGAGCGATGTCAAAGCTCAGAAATCATCCAAAGTCAGAGCCATAACTTCTGCTGCCGGCGCACTCGTCTGCCGGAGAAACCGTATGTGCACTAGGAAATAG
- the LOC101311008 gene encoding protein EIN4-like: MVNDSHLGVMLRAVAIGLLVSYLVVSVSANDSEFASCNCDDEGSWSIQSILECQRLSDFMIAIAYFSIPIELIYFVSCSNFPFKWVLLQFIAFIVLCGLTHLLNAWTYYGPHTTHSFQLMLALTITKLLTALVSCATAITLLTLFPLILKVKVRELFLRQNVLELDQEIGMMKIQKEASWHVRMLTQEIRKSLDKHNILYTTLVELSKTLDLHNCAVWMPNENRTELNLTHELKGSSSRNYSHSIPMNDPNVLEIRESNRVRILRPDSALGAASCGGSSECGAVAAIRMPMLRNSNFKGGTPQLVDTPYAILVLVLPMSDSRVWSYHEMEIVEVVADQVAVALSHAAVLEESQLMREKLREQNRALQQAQKNAMMASQARYSFQKVMSNGMRRPMHSILGLLSTFQESMSLKQRIIVDTMVKTSYVLSTLINDVMEMSAKDNGRFPLEMRPFQLHSMIKEASCLAKCLSVYKGFRFEVDVQSSLPNQVMGDERRAFQVILHMVGYLLSTYKGGGTVIFRAILESGSETPDDKLQQMWRTGTPDEYVSVRFELEINDGTSHSSGVSSMIDYGGRRNNSSEIKKGLSFNICKKIVQMMQGNIWISMNPINLAESMTLVLRFQILPSLGRGNPLEQPNSNSEFRGLRVVVADDDNVNRTVTTKLLQKLGCQVSAVSSGFECLSTLSSAESPFQVVVLDLHMPEMDGFEVAMRIRKFHNPSWPLIIALTASAEEDVWEKCLQMGMNGLIRKPVILQGMSNELRRVMQRAGEGL; this comes from the exons ATGGTGAATGATAGTCACTTGGGTGTAATGTTGAGAGCAGTAGCTATTGGGTTGTTAGTTTCCTATCTAGTGGTATCTGTTTCAGCCAATGATAGTGAATTTGCGAGTTGTAATTGTGATGATGAGGGTTCTTGGAGCATTCAGAGTATTTTGGAGTGTCAGAGACTTAGTGATTTCATGATTGCTATAGCGTATTTTTCGATCCCTATAGAGCTCATTTACTTTGTCAGCTGCTCAAACTTTCCATTCAAATGGGTCCTCCTTCAGTTCATCGCGTTTATAGTCCTCTGTGGATTGACCCATTTGCTCAATGCCTGGACTTATTATGGCCCTCATACTACTCACTCGTTCCAATTGATGCTTGCCCTCACCATTACCAAACTCCTCACGGCCTTGGTCTCGTGTGCAACTGCAATAACCCTATTAACTCTTTTCCCTCTTATTCTGAAAGTCAAAGTAAGAGAGTTGTTCTTGAGGCAGAATGTGTTGGAGTTAGACCAAGAGATTGGGATGATGAAGATACAGAAGGAAGCGAGTTGGCATGTTCGAATGCTGACCCAGGAAATTAGGAAGTCACTCGATAAGCATAACATTTTGTATACAACGCTGGTTGAGCTTTCAAAGACATTGGACTTGCATAACTGTGCAGTTTGGATGCCTAATGAGAACAGGACAGAGTTGAACCTGACTCATGAGTTGAAAGGGAGTTCTTCGAGAAATTATAGTCATTCTATTCCAATGAATGACCCAAATGTGTTGGAGATCAGAGAGAGCAACAGAGTAAGAATCCTGAGGCCTGATTCTGCACTTGGAGCTGCAAGTTGTGGTGGTTCTAGTGAATGTGGTGCTGTAGCAGCAATCCGGATGCCAATGCTTCGAAATTCAAATTTCAAAGGGGGTACACCACAGTTAGTTGATACTCCTTACGCTATATTGGTTTTGGTTCTTCCGATGTCAGATTCTAGAGTTTGGAGCTATCATGAAATGGAGATAGTGGAAGTTGTGGCTGACCAGGTTGCAGTGGCACTGTCCCACGCTGCAGTACTTGAAGAGTCTCAACTAATGAGAGAGAAACTGAGAGAACAAAATCGTGCACTACAGCAGGCTCAGAAGAATGCAATGATGGCCAGCCAAGCAAGATACTCATTTCAGAAGGTGATGAGTAATGGAATGAGAAGGCCGATGCATTCCATTTTGGGGTTGCTGTCAACATTTCAAGAGAGTATGAGTTTGAAACAAAGGATTATTGTAGACACTATGGTTAAAACTAGCTATGTTCTCTCCACTTTGATAAATGATGTCATGGAGATGTCAGCAAAAGATAATGGAAGGTTCCCTCTGGAGATGAGGCCTTTTCAACTTCACTCCATGATCAAAGAAGCTTCTTGCCTCGCCAAGTGCTTGTCTGTGTATAAAGGCTTTAGGTTTGAAGTTGATGTTCAGAGCTCATTGCCTAATCAGGTGATGGGGGACGAAAGAAGGGCTTTCCAAGTAATCTTGCATATGGTTGGATATCTTTTGAGCACCTATAAGGGAGGAGGAACTGTCATCTTTCGGGCTATTCTAGAGAGTGGTTCTGAGACCCCGGATGATAAATTGCAACAGATGTGGAGAACAGGTACACCAGATGAGTACGTATCTGTGAGGTTCGAATTGGAGATTAATGACGGAACTTCTCATTCCAGTGGAGTATCATCGATGATTGATTACGGTGGTAGGAGGAACAACAGCAGTGAAATAAAGAAGGGCCTGAGCTTCAACATTTGCAAAAAGATTGTCCAG ATGATGCAAGGCAATATCTGGATATCCATGAATCCGATCAATCTCGCAGAAAGCATGACACTTGTTCTCAGGTTTCAAATCCTTCCTTCTTTAGGGAGAGGAAATCCATTGGAGCAACCAAATTCCAACTCAGAGTTCAGAGGACTCCGGGTTGTAGTAGCGGACGATGATAATGTAAACAGGACCGTGACCACAAAGCTGCTCCAGAAACTTGGCTGTCAAGTCAGTGCTGTTTCTTCGGGGTTTGAATGCCTGAGTACCCTTAGTAGTGCCGAAAGTCCTTTCCAGGTTGTTGTTCTGGATCTTCACATGCCTGAAATGGATGGATTCGAAGTGGCAATGAGAATCAGGAAATTCCACAACCCTAGTTGGCCGCTGATCATAGCCCTGACCGCAAGTGCGGAGGAAGATGTGTGGGAGAAATGTCTACAGATGGGAATGAACGGACTGATCCGAAAACCTGTCATTTTGCAAGGGATGTCAAACGAGCTCCGGAGAGTAATGCAACGAGCCGGTGAAGGTTTGTGA